The genomic region ATCTTCTTTTTCACTCACCTTGGATATTCAAGACTATCTTCGTTCCTTGGCGAGAGATGAAAAGGGGATTGAGTCTATCCAGTTTTACATGGATCAACAGCACTTTACTCTACGCATAAAAGAAGGCTTTTCTGTATTAGATAATGCAGAAGCCTTTTTAAAAAGAATTGATAAAGGGAAAGTTTCTGAGTTGATGACTCTTCCCATTCGTAGAGAAGAGAGTGCTTATTCTATTGTTTCAGGTGCAGCGATTAAGCGTATACTTTTTCGTAGTTTTGTACCGTCTCCTATTCGCTATATATGGACTTGTTATCAGGCTTTTGGCTATATTAGAGAAGCCTATCAAACACTAGCGCGTAAGGAACTAACGATGGAGGTCTTGGACTGTTCGGCGATTTTATTGTCCTTGTTTATGAACCAATCCAAGACAGCTAGCAATATCATGTTTATGCTTGATTTGGGGAATCATTTAGATCAGTGGTCCTTGAAAAAAACTGCAACAGATTTAGAACAAAGCCTTCTTGCAAAAGAGAGCGATGTATTTCTAGTACAGGGGGATACGGTTGTTAGTATCAAGAGTTCCGATGTTCAAATAGGAGATGTCTTGGTCCTATCTCAAGGAAATGAAATTCTGTTTGATGGACAAGTAGTTTCAGGTTTAGGTATGGTCAACGAAAGTTCCTTGACAGGAGAGAGTTTTCCAGTTGAAAAAAGAGAGTCTGATTTGGTTTGTGCAAATACAGTATTGGAAACTGGAGAGTTACGCATTCGTGTAACCGATAATCAGATGAACAGCCGGATTTTACAGCTGATTGAGTTGATGAAGAAATCTGAAGAAAACAAGAAAACGAAACAACGCTATTTCATCAAGATGGCGGATAAGGTCGTCAAATATAATTTCTTGGGGGCTGGTCTGACTTACCTATTAACAGGTTCTTTTTCTAAGGCTATTTCTTTCCTATTGGTCGATTTCTCCTGCGCTTTGAAAATCTCTACTCCTGTAGCTTATTTGACAGCTATCAAGGAGGGGTTGAACCGTGAAATGGTGATTAAGGATGGGGATGTTCTGGAGAAATATCTGGAAGTTGATACTTTCTTGTTTGATAAGACGGGAACAATCACAACTAGCTATCCTATAGTTGAAAAGGTGTTACCTTTTGGGGACTATAGTGAGGAAGATATTCTCAGAATCAGTGCCTGTCTTGAGGAACACATTTATCATCCTATTGCTAATGCTATCGTCAAGCAAGCTGAGATAGAGGGAATTGAACATGAGGAAATGCATGGGAAACTCCAATATATCGCAAGCAAGGGGATCAAATCTCATATAGATGGGCAACCAGTTCTTATTGGGAATTATGTTTTGATGCAGGATGAGCAAATTCATATCAGTTCAGAACAAAATGCTTTAATTGAAGAGTACAAGAGTCACTATAATCTCTTATTCTTGGCTTATCAGAATGAATTGATTGGAATGTTCTGCATTCATACTCCTTTGAGAAAAGAAGCAAAAGCAGCCTTGGAGAAACTTAAGGCACAAGGGAAAAAATTGATTCTGGCAACAGGGGACACCCTGGTTAGAACAGAGGAATTAGTCAAAGATTTGCCCTTTGATCAGGTCCATACAGACTTGAAACCTGATGGGAAATTTGAGTTAGTAGAGGAACTGCAGAAAGCAGGTCACACTATTTTGATGGTTGGAGATGGCTTGAATGACTCAGCGGCTCTAACCCTATCAGATATCGGTGTGGTGATGAATGAGAGTGCAGATATTTCTAAGCAGATGAGTGATATCTTATTGTTAGATAATCGCTTGGATTTCTTCCAAGAGTTGGATTCGCTATCATCATCTTTGCAAACACTCATCAAGAAGAATATTCAAGATACCGTTGTCGTAAATAGTAGTTTGATTGGCTTTGGCTTGTTTAATTGGCTCAGTCCTTCAAATCTCTCTATCTTACATAATCTAACAACCTTGCGCATTGTACTGCGTAGTCTGTCTATTAAAAATAGATAGATGAGATTTATTAACAGCAAAAAGGAGTTACCTTTCTCGAGGATAACTCCTTTGTTTATAGATAAATGTTGAATAGTTTAGTAAGTCAAAACAAAGTATTTTTTCTTCCCACGACGGATAACAGTCAGTTCGTTCTCTAACTTATCTGCGTCACTCAAGACATAGTCAAGGTCTTGGATGCGGTCGCCGTTGACGTAGATAGCTCCGTTTTGGACGTCTTCACGGGCTTGGCGTTTTGAGTTAACCACACCAGATGAGACGAGCAGTTCCACAATATTGTGATTTTCATCTGCTTGAACTTGGTAGTTTGGCACTCCACGAAGTCCTTGTTTGAGCTCTTTAACAGAAAGATTTTTGATGTTTCCTGCAAAGAGTTGCTCAGTGATGTTAAGAGCTTCTTTGTAAGCTTCTTCTCCGTGAACAAGAGTAACGACTTCACGAGCCAAGACTTTTTGTGCCAAACGTTCGTGTGGAGCTGCTTCAAATTGTTTACGGATGTCTTCAATCTCATCGAGTGACAAGAAAGTAAAGATCTTCAAGAAGCGAACAGCGTCAGCGTCCATAACGTTCATCCAGAATTGGTACATTTCGTATGGAGAAGTCTTTTCAGGATTGAGCCAGACTGCGTTTCCTTCTGATTTACCAAATTTCTTACCAGTTGCATCGGTAATCAGTGGTACAGTGATAACGTGACCAGTCTTATCAGCTTTACGACGAAGCAATTCAGTACCAGCTGTCATATTTCCCCACTGGTCAGAACCACCGATTTGAAGCGTTACGTTGTGGTCTTGGTTAAGGACGAAGAAGTCGTAACCTTGCATGATTTGGTAAGCGAACTCAGTGTAAGAAATTCCTGTTTCAATCCGTTTTTTCACAGACTCCTTGCTCATCATGTAGTTGACAGTAAAGTATTTTCCGATATCACGGAGGAAATCAATGAAGCTGATGCTGCCAAACCAGTCGTAGTTGTTGACCATGACAGCCTTGTTTTCCCCATTTTCAAAGTCAAGAAAACGAGAAAGTTGTCCTTGGATAGACTTGACCCAGCCATCTACTGTGTCTTTTGTTTGGAGACTACGTTCAGCATCTTTGAAGGACGGATCTCCGATGAGACCTGTAGCACCGCCAACGAGCGCATAGGGTTTGTGACCTGCTAGCTGCAAGCGACGACTTGTCAAGATTGCGACAAGGTGGCCTAGGTGAAGGCTGTCAGCAGTTGGATCGTAGCCAGTATAATAAGAAACTTGACCTTCTTCTAGGGCTTTACGCAAAGCTTCTTCATCAGTCGTTTGAAAAATCAAACCACGCTCTTTTAGCTCATCAAAAATGTGCATGTGTCTTTTCTCCTTTTTAAAAATATTGTTTCTAACTATTGTATCACAAACTTGGGCAATAGCCTAGTAGAATAAGGAAGAAAGTGGCTATTTTATTGAAAGTTTACCTTTTATGGTATAATAGATAAAGTGAGGAAATCCATGCAAAATCAATTAAATGAATTAAAACGAAAAATGCTGGAATTTTTCCAGCTAGTAAAATCAAAAATAAATCATAAAAAATCAGAGAAAGTCTCAGAAGAGAAGAAGTCGGATGGGACAGGTGGGAAAGTTCTGGCTATCTTAGGTAGCATTTTAGCTGCTATCAAGGGAATTTTGAATACTCTCTTTATTCTAGGCTTTATCGGTGGACTTTTTGGTGCTGGTGTAGCTCTTGGTTATGGAGTTGCTTTGTTTGACAAGGCTAAGGTTCCCCAATCGGAGGACTTGGTCAAGCAGGTTAAAAATATTTCTTCTATCTCAGAAATTGTTTATGCAGATGGGAGTGTCATTGCTTCTATCGAGAGTGATTTACTGAGAACTTCTGTCTCATCTGAGGAAATATCGGACAATCTCAAAAAGGCTATCGTTGCAACTGAGGACGAACATTTTCTTGAACATAATGGGGTTGTGCCAAAAGCTGTGATTCGGGCGACTTTGGGAACCTTTGCAGGTTTGGGCTCATCTAGCGGGGGCTCGACCTTGACCCAACAGTTAATCAAACAACAAGTGGTTGGAGATGCTCCGACTTTGGCTCGTAAGGCTACAGAAATTGTTGATGCCCTTGCCTTGGAACGCAGCATGAGTAAGGATGAAATCTTGACTACTTATCTCAATGTTGCTCCCTTTGGTCGAAATCATAAAGGGCAGAATATTGCAGGTGCCCAGCAAGCTGCTGAAGGGATTTTCGGTATCGATGCCAACAAGCTGAGTATTCCCCAAGCTGCCTTCCTAGCAGGTTTGCCACAGAGTCCGATTACTTATTCCCCTTATGAAAATACTGGAGAGTTAAAGAGTGATGAAGACTTAGAACTTGGTTTGAAGCGGGCCAAGGATGTTCTCTACAACATGTACCGTACGGGTGCTCTGACTCAGGAAGAATACGACCAGTACAAGGATTATAATCTCAAGCAAGATTTCTTGCCATCAGGATCTATCAATGTTGTTTCGAGGGATTATCTCTACTTTACAGCTATGGCTGAAGCTACAGATCGCATGTATGATTACTTAGTTCAACAGGACAATGTCTCTAGCCAAGAGTTGAAAAACGAGTCGATTCAAAAGGCTTATCATGAGCGAGCTGAGCAGGAACTAAGTAATGGCGGCTATAAAATCACGACAACGATCAATAAAAAAATCCATAACGCCATGCAAAATGCAGTTGCTAACTACGGTCGTTTGGTAGATGATTCGACTGGGCAGCCTGAAGTAGGGAATGTTTTGATGGACAATAAAACGGGGGCTGTTCTAGGCTTTGTTGGTGGTCGTAATTACCAGACTAACCAAAACAATCACGCCTTCGACACCAAGCGTTCGCCAGCCTCTACAACCAAGCCTTTGTTGGCCTACGGTATTGCCATTGACCAAGGTTTGATGGGAAGCGCTAGTATCTTGTCCAATTATCCGACAAAATTCTCTAATGGAAATCCTATCATGTATGTAAATAGTCCAGGTACAGGCATGATGACCCTAGGTGAAGCCTTGAACTATTCGTGGAATATCCCAGCCTATTGGACCTATCGCATGCTTCGTGAGAAGGGTGTTGATGTCAAGGGTTACATGGAGAAAATGGGTTACGAGATTCCGGAGTACGGTATCGAAAGTCTGCCTATGGGCGGTGGTATTGAAGTCACAGTTGCCCAGCATACCAATGGTTATCAAACAATTGCTAATAACGGTGTTTATCATCAGAAACATGTGATTGCTAAGATTGAATCACCTGACGGTAGAGTAATCTATGAATTCCAAGACAAACCAGTTCAAGTGTACTCGAAGGCAACGGCAACAATTATGCAGAGTTTGCTTCGTGAGGTGATTTCATCTCGGATCACTTCAAGTTTCCAAACGGATTTGGCTTCTATCAATTCAAGCTTAGCTCGTGCAGACTGGATTGGTAAGACTGGTACAACTAATGAAGATGAAAATATGTGGCTCATGCTGTCAACACCAAGATTGACTCTAGGTGGTTGGCTAGGGCATGATGACAACCGCCCGATGGCTAAGGGGGCTGGGCATTATCGAAATGCCAAATATATGGCTTACTTGGTCAATGCTATCCAACAGGCTGAGCCTGGTGTTTGGGGCAATGAACGCTTTAATCTTGATTCTAGTGTGACCCAATCTCAGGTCCTCAAATCTACAGGGCAAAAGCCGGGCAAAGTATCCGTTAATGGAAAAACGGTGGATCTTTCAGGGGCTACTGTAACGAGTTATTGGGCTAATAAGGCGGGAGCTCCTACGACAAGCTATCACTTTGCTATTGGAGGAAGTGAAGCAGATTACCAAAATGCTTGGTCAAGTATTATTGGTAGTTTCTCATCTACACCAAGTTCAAGTAGTAGCTCAAGTAGTAGTTCTAGCAGTGCATCAAGTTCATCTTCAACACAATCAAATAGTAGAAGATAGGAAAGTGGTATTGATTGCCACTTTTTTCTTTTTTCCTTTCATGTTACAATAAAGGTATGAATCAGTATCAGAAAAAGATTGTTAAAGGAACTATTTATTCGCTTCTATCTGGCTTAATATGGGGAATCTGTGGGATTTTAGGAGAGTATTTCTTTACTCATTACCAGGTGTCTTCGGGCTGGATTACCTCTATGCGTTTGACACTGGCAGGGAGTCTTGTGCTCATTTGGTCTGCAGTGCAATTAAAATCGCAAGTGTTAGATATTTGGCGAGATAAGAAAAATTACCTACCCTTTTTAGCCTATGCTATTTTGGGGATTTTTTCAGTTCAGTATTTTTTCTACCTCTGCGTAGAATATTCTAATGCAGCGACAGCAACTATTTTACAGTTTATTAGCCCTGTCTTTATCCTCTTTTACAATCGCTTGGTTTATCAAAAACGAGCGTCAAAAAGTGCTATTCTTTATGTTTTGGTTGCCATGTTGGGTGTTTGCCTGATGGCGACAAAGGGAGATCTCTCTCAATTATCCATGACACCACTAGCACTTGTGACGGGTTTGCTGAGTGCCATGGGGGTCATGTTTAATGTTATCTTACCTCAACCTTTTGCTAAGCGTTATGGTTTTGTACCCACCGTTGGGTGGGGGATGATTTTGGCTGGTTTATTTAGCAATGTCCTCTCGCCGGTTTATCAGCTTTCCTTTACTCCTGATATTTGGAGTATCTTAATTTGTCTCATTATCGCTTTTTTTGGGACGGCTTTTGCTTTTTTTATTTCCATGAAGGCTGTTTCCTTGGTTTCTCCTTTGGTGGTTTCCGTTATCAGTGCCAGTGAACCTCTCTCTTCTGCCCTTTTGAGTGTTTTATTTTTAGGCTTGGTAGTGGATTGGTCCCTTCTTCTAGCTATGGCCTTGATTATTTTGCCCATGATTTTCCTATCGATAGAAGAAGCGAAAGAAAGTAAATAAAAAGTCTTTTCTTAATTCTAAAAGTGTGCTATACTAGAATAGTCAATAAAACACGGGGAGATAGTTGTGAAGAGTGTTTTTAGGTTGTATCGGTAGGGGCTTGCTTTTACCGACAGCACGTTTTATCTCACATCCCTAAAAATCATACCTAAAAACAAACAAAAAGGCTTCAAATTTGAGGCCTTTTTTGGTAGAATAGGTATCATTAAAATGAACTAGGAGGCGCCTATGACTGCTACAAAAATGAACGCACAAGAAATTATTCAATTTATCGCCAATGCTGAAAAGAAAACCAGTGTGAAAGTAACCTTTGAGGGACAACTCGCAACTGCTGTACCTAGCTCTGTTGTTAAACTAGGAAATGTTCTATTCGGAGACTGGAAAGATGTGGCTCCGCTTCTCGATGGTTTGGTAGAAAATCAAGACTATGTTGTTGAGCAAGATGCTCGTAATTCCGCAGTTCCTTTGCTAGACAAACGTACTATCAATGCTCGTATTGAGCCGGGTGCCATTATCCGTGACCAGGTTGAAATTGGTGACAATGCTGTTATCATGATGGGAGCAGTCATCAATATCGGTGCTGAAATCGGTGCAGGGACCATGATTGATATGGGTGCTATCCTTGGTGGCCGTGCTATCGTTGGGAAAAACAGCCACGTTGGTGCAGGTGCAGTTTTGGCAGGTGTGATTGAGCCAGCTAGCGCTGAACCAGTCCGTGTTGGAGACAATGTTCTTATCGGCGCTAATGCAGTGGTCATCGAAGGAGTTCAAATCGGTAGTGGTTCAGTTGTCGCAGCAGGAGCTATTGTTACCCAAGATGTCCCAGAAAACGTGGTAGTAGCAGGTGTTCCAGCTCGTATTATCAAAGAAATTGATGCTCAAACCCAACAAAAAACAGCGCTAGAGGATGCGCTTCGTACCTTGTAATTGTAAAAGAAAAATAGAGGCGGAACCCTTTTTCCAGCCTCTTTCTGCTATATAGGAGGATAGATAGATGTTAGATTTGATTCAGACTAGACGAGATTTGCACCAGATTCCAGAGATTGGCTTGGAGGAGTTCAAGACTCATGCTTATTTGCTAGATGTGATTGAGAAATTGACTGCGGGCAAGAATTTTGTTCAAGTTCGTACTTGGCGGACAGGGATTTTGGTTTATTTGCAGGGAAGTCAGCCAGAGCGTACCATTGGTTGGCGAACAGATATTGATGGCCTGCCTATCGTCGAACAAACAGGCCTTTCTTTCGCTTCTCAGCACCAAGGTCGTATGCATGCTTGTGGACATGATTTCCACATGACCATTGCCTTGGGCTGTCTTGAGCGCGCCCTTGAGGAGCAACCAAAGAACAATCTGCTCTTTCTGTTTCAACCTGCTGAAGAAAATGAAGCTGGTGGCATGCTCATGTATGAGGATGACGCTTTTGGAGACTGGTTGCCAGACCAGTTTTATGGACTTCATGTTCGGCCAGATTTGAAGGTTGGACAGATTGCGACCAATACTCATACACTCTTTGCTGGGACTTGCGAGGTGAAGATTCGTTTCAAAGGCAAAGGAGGACATGCAGCCTTTCCACATGAAGCTAATGACGCCTTGGTGGCGGCTAGTTACTTTGTGACCCAAGTGCAGTCAGTTGTCAGCCGCAATGTCAACCCAATCGAGGGAGCAGTGGTGACCTTTGGTCTTTTCCAAGCCGGAACAACAAACAATGTCATCACAGACACAGCCTTTTTACATGGAACTATTCGGGCTTTGACACAGGATATGAGTCTCTTGGTGCAAAAGCGGGTCAAAACAGTTGCAGAAGGGGTTGCAGCTGCCTTCAATATGGAAGTCGAAGTGGAACTCAAACAAGGTGGTTACCTGCCTGTTGAGAACCATCCAGCCTTGGCGCGTGAACTGATGGATTTCTTTGAGGAAAAAGAAGGAATTGAGTTGATTGATATCGAACCTGCTATGACAGGTGAAGACTTTGGTTATCTCCTTTCAAAAGTTGATGGCGTTATGTTCTGGCTAGGTATTGATAGTCCCTATGCCCTTCATCACCCTCAGATGAGTCCTAAGGAAGAAGCATTAGCTATTGGAGTGGATGCGGTCTCTAGTTTCCTGAAAAAGAAGGCAGCAGAGTAGAGGGGTTGTCTATGAAATCGGAATTACGGAAGCAAGTCTTGCAAGAAATGAAGGCTAACCCTCGAGAGCAAAAACAGTTTATAGACCAAGCTTTAACTGAGCGACTTTTACAACACCCCTTTTACCAAGAAGCTAAGATCATCGCAACCTATCTCTCTTTTCCGCACGAATTTCAAACGCAGGAACTGATTGAGCAGGCGCAGAAGGATGGCAAGAAGGTTCTGATACCCAAAACCTATCCCAAGGGGCGCATGGAGTTTGTAGTATATCGTCCGCAACAACTGGTCAAAACTTCCTTTGGATTACTGGAACCACAGGGAGATTTGGAAGTGGTGGATGCCTCTCAGATTGATTTGATTCATGTTCCTGGTCTGGTTTTTACGACGGAAGGATATCGGATTGGATACGGTGGAGGCTATTATGACCGCTATCTGGAACATTCTTCTGGTCATACTTTGAGTACGGTTTATCCTTGTCAAATTCAGGACTTTATCCCTGAAAAGCATGATATTCCTGTTCAGGAGGTACTGATTGATGAAAGAAATCTTTGATAGGCGTTACCCTGTGACGAGTTTCTTCCTCTTAGTGACGGCCTTGGTGTTTCTACTAATGTTGGTGACTACAGGTGGAAACTTTGACAGGGCGGATACCTTATTTCGATTTGGAGCCATGTATGGGCCTGCTATTCGGCTCTTTCCCGAGCAGATTTGGCGTCTCTTTTCTGCCATTTTTGTTCATATTGGTTGGGAGCATTTCATTGTTAATATGTTTTCCCTTTATTATCTTGGTAGACAAGTAGAGGAAATTTTCGGATCCAAGAAGTTTTTCTTTCTCTATCTCTTATCTGGAATGATGGGCAATCTCTTTGTTTTTGTATTTAGTCCAAAATCCTTAGCAGCAGGAGCTTCTACTTCTCTCTATGGGCTATTTGCCGCGATTATCATTCTTCGCTATGCTACGCGTAATCCTTATATCCAGCAGTTGGGGCAATCCTATCTGACACTTTTTGTGGTTAATATTATTGGAAGTGTTCTGATTCCAGGAATCAGCCTAGCAGGCCATATCGGGGGAGCAGTTGGTGGAGCATTTCTAGCAATTATCTTTCCAGTTCGAGGAGAAAGACGGATGTATAGTACCAGCCAGAGGTTAGGAGCGGTAGTCTTGTTTGTAGGACTTGCAGTCTTACTTCTCTACAAGGGAATGGGGTTGTGAAGGTTTATAAGAATAGTTATGTAATAAAAAAGATAAGGCATTTTTGAACCTTATCTTTTTTTGTTATTCCTTCTCAGCCAATTCTTTTCCCAGTTGGATGAGGTAATCTTTCAAGTCATCTTTGACTTGTGGGTGCTTGAGGGCGTAGTCAATAGATGTTTTCATAAAACCAAACTTATCCCCAACGTCGTAACGAGCTCCTGTAAATTCACGGGCGAAAACACGTTGTGTTTTATTAAGTGTATCAATAGCATCGGTAAGCTGGATTTCATTTCCAGCGCCAGGAGCTTGATTTTCGAGGATCTCAAAAATTTCTGGTGTGAGCAGATAACGACCGATAATAGCTAGATCACTTGGAGCCTCCTCTGGAGCTGGTTTTTCAACAAAAGTTTCGACACTGTAGAGACCATTAATCCCTTCACCCTGAGGAGCGATAACTCCATATGCTGAAACTTCTTCATGAGGGACAGGCATAACAGCAATTGTTGATGCGTGAGTCGTCTCGTAATCGTTCATCAATTGTTTTGTCAAAGGGACAGCGTGGTCATCTGTGATATCCATTAGGTCGTCACCCAGCATGACAACGAAGGGCTCATTCCCTACAAAAGCTTTTGCTTGTAAGACAGCATCGCCAAGACCACGAGGATGGCTTTGACGGATAAAGTGAAGGCGAATGCCAGTTGTTTCGTCTACCAATTTTAGTAAGTCATGTTTGCCTTTTTCTTTGAGGTTGTACTCAAGCTCAAAGTTTGAGTCAAAGTGGTCTTCAATAGAACGTTTTGATTTACCAGTGACAACCAGAATATCTTCAATACCTGATTTAAGAGCTTCTTCTACGATAAATTGGATAGTTGGTTTATCTACAATTGGCAACATTTCTTTAGCAAGTGCTTTGGTTGCTGGTAAAAATCGAGTCCCGAGTCCAGCGGCAGGGATGACTGCCTTTCTAACTTTTGATGTCATAAGAATCCTTTCTTTAGAGGGTTAAGACCACTCATTTTCTGCTTTAAATTCATTGTTCATGATGTCATAAATGGCATCTTTAATATTGGTTCCGTGGTAAATAACTTGGTAAATGGCTTGTGTAATTGGCATATAGACTCCAAGTTCTTGCGCTAGTTCATAGGCTGCTCGAGTTGTTGAAATTCCTTCAATCACCATGCCCATATTGGCTTCAATATCAGCTAGAGATTCTCCACGACCAAGAGCATCTCCAGCTCTCCAGTTACGAGAGTGGATGGAGGTTCCCGTTACGATCAAATCTCCCACACCAGATAAGCCGCTATAGGTCAATGGATTGGCACCGAGTGCTACCCCTAGGCGGGTAATTTCTGCCAAGCCTCGAGCGATGATGGCTGCCTTAGCGTTGTCACCAAATCCTAAACCATGTAAGGCTCCAGCACCGACAGCGATAATGTTTTTAAGAGCACCAGCGGTTTCGACCCCGATAACATCCGTATTGGTATAAAGTCGGAAGTAGTGATTACTAAAGAGTTCTTGAACGTATTGAGCTGTTTGTAAATTCTTAGAAGCAGCAGTGATTAAAGTCAGGTCACGTACAATGGTTTCTTCCGCATGACTAGGTCCTGAAACAACGACAATATCACTGCGGAGATGTTCAGGAATTTCTTCTTCAAGGATGGTTGATAATCGTTTATGGCTATCGGGTTCTAATCCCTTTGAAGCGTGCATGATGATAGCCTTATGGTCTAGGGTTTGTGCAACTTGTTGTGCAACAAGTCGTGTCACTTTTGTTGGGACAACAAACAAAATCGCATCTACATCTCTCAGTGCCTCTGATAAGTCGGTGTAGGCAATGATATTTTCATCTAGAACGACATCTTTAAAGTAGTGTTTATTAGTATGGTGTGTATTAATTTCATTGATTTGCTCGGGAATGTTTCCCCAAATACGTACCTCGTGTCCATTGTCATTTAAGACTTGTGAAAGGGCAGTTCCCCAAGAACCAGGCCCCAAGACGGCGACGGTTTGTTTTTCCATGTTTTCCTCCTTGATAGAGTCCTTTCTCTTATTCTATCATATTCTGGAGGATTTTGCACTTGCATTGCTGGGGGAGTGGTTGCTTTGTTACTTGAAAAATATATAAAAACCGAGCCTAAGTATTAAACTCTTAGACTCGGTTTTTATATTCCTTAAAGAATAACTCGGTTTATTTCAATTGATCTGTAATGTCTTTTGATAGCAACATTCCCAGATGATAAGTTTTATTGATGTAAGCAATGACATCATTGATATTTTCAGTCGTGTGAATTTTCTCTTTGATATCAGTCCTAAATGTTTCATCCTTCAAAAGTTGTTCTTGGTAGAGTTTTTGCAGTCTCTCCTTCTCGTACTTATTGAGCAGAAAAAGGAACACCAAGCTAATTACAACGAGGATATAAGCATATTGGCTCATAGAATATCTCCCTGTATGATAAAGAAGTAGTAGTGAGTAGATTGAATTAGTGAAGCGCCTAACCAAATCCCTGATAGGGTTTGACATTCGTTGCTTAGATTGCCTTGCATTCTAGTGACTTGAAGATTGCCACCAGCCACTAAGCCAATTAATAGATTTGGTTGACCAATTTAGTGAGGCGTTTAGGCAAGTGTCTCTGGTTACGACGTAAAGAAACATAAATCGATAATATTTATGTTTCTTTACTAGTGAAGTGCCTAGCCAAATTCCTGACAGGATTTGGCGTTAGTTACTTAGATTGCTTTGCAATCAAGTAACTTTGGCGATTTACATCTTCTCTGGCGCTTCTACTCCAAGCAAGCGAAGGGCTTCTTTTAGAACGACTGCGGTTGCGTAGCTGAGGGCTAGACGGCTGTCGCGTTCTGGGCTTTCATCCAAGATGCGCGTATGTGCATAGTATTTGTTAAAGGCTTGAGCCAGGCTAATTGCAAATTTAGCAATGATAGAAGGTTCAAAGTTATCCGCCGCACGGTTGATAATACGTGGGAAGTCTTGGATGAGTTTGATGATTTCCCAGCTTTCAGCATCATTCAAGCTATAGTTGCCAGCTGTTTCTGGTTTGAAGTCTGCTTTACGTAAGATCGATTGGATACGAGCGTAGGCATATTGTACATAAGGACCAGTTTCACCCTCGAAGGATACCATAGCTTCTAGGTCGAAGTCGTATCCATTTGTACGGTCGGTCTTGAGGTCATAGAATTTAATGGCTCCAACCCCAACAGCATGCGCTACCTGGTCTTTGTTTTCAAGTCCAGGATTTTTAGCCTCGATTTGGGCCTTGGCACGGCTAACAGCCTCTGCAACAGTAGGCTCTAGCAAGATGACATTCCCTTTACGAGTAGAGAGTTTCTTCCCTTCTTTTGTAACCAAACCAAAAGGAACGTGAGTAATGTCGTCACTCCAGTCGTAGCCCATTTCTTTCAAGACAGCTTTGAGCTGTTTAAAGTGGGCAGATTGTTCTTGACCAACAACGTAGATAGATTTAGCAAATTGGTATTCGTTTTTACGGTAAAGGGCTGCAGCCAAGTCACGTGTGATGTAGAGAGTTGCACCATCAGATTTCTTGATGAGG from Streptococcus mitis NCTC 12261 harbors:
- the tyrS gene encoding tyrosine--tRNA ligase, with the protein product MHIFDELKERGLIFQTTDEEALRKALEEGQVSYYTGYDPTADSLHLGHLVAILTSRRLQLAGHKPYALVGGATGLIGDPSFKDAERSLQTKDTVDGWVKSIQGQLSRFLDFENGENKAVMVNNYDWFGSISFIDFLRDIGKYFTVNYMMSKESVKKRIETGISYTEFAYQIMQGYDFFVLNQDHNVTLQIGGSDQWGNMTAGTELLRRKADKTGHVITVPLITDATGKKFGKSEGNAVWLNPEKTSPYEMYQFWMNVMDADAVRFLKIFTFLSLDEIEDIRKQFEAAPHERLAQKVLAREVVTLVHGEEAYKEALNITEQLFAGNIKNLSVKELKQGLRGVPNYQVQADENHNIVELLVSSGVVNSKRQAREDVQNGAIYVNGDRIQDLDYVLSDADKLENELTVIRRGKKKYFVLTY
- the pbp1b gene encoding penicillin-binding protein PBP1B — encoded protein: MQNQLNELKRKMLEFFQLVKSKINHKKSEKVSEEKKSDGTGGKVLAILGSILAAIKGILNTLFILGFIGGLFGAGVALGYGVALFDKAKVPQSEDLVKQVKNISSISEIVYADGSVIASIESDLLRTSVSSEEISDNLKKAIVATEDEHFLEHNGVVPKAVIRATLGTFAGLGSSSGGSTLTQQLIKQQVVGDAPTLARKATEIVDALALERSMSKDEILTTYLNVAPFGRNHKGQNIAGAQQAAEGIFGIDANKLSIPQAAFLAGLPQSPITYSPYENTGELKSDEDLELGLKRAKDVLYNMYRTGALTQEEYDQYKDYNLKQDFLPSGSINVVSRDYLYFTAMAEATDRMYDYLVQQDNVSSQELKNESIQKAYHERAEQELSNGGYKITTTINKKIHNAMQNAVANYGRLVDDSTGQPEVGNVLMDNKTGAVLGFVGGRNYQTNQNNHAFDTKRSPASTTKPLLAYGIAIDQGLMGSASILSNYPTKFSNGNPIMYVNSPGTGMMTLGEALNYSWNIPAYWTYRMLREKGVDVKGYMEKMGYEIPEYGIESLPMGGGIEVTVAQHTNGYQTIANNGVYHQKHVIAKIESPDGRVIYEFQDKPVQVYSKATATIMQSLLREVISSRITSSFQTDLASINSSLARADWIGKTGTTNEDENMWLMLSTPRLTLGGWLGHDDNRPMAKGAGHYRNAKYMAYLVNAIQQAEPGVWGNERFNLDSSVTQSQVLKSTGQKPGKVSVNGKTVDLSGATVTSYWANKAGAPTTSYHFAIGGSEADYQNAWSSIIGSFSSTPSSSSSSSSSSSSASSSSSTQSNSRR
- a CDS encoding heavy metal translocating P-type ATPase; the protein is MSFKVLHRGYQHIRLSSSFSLTLDIQDYLRSLARDEKGIESIQFYMDQQHFTLRIKEGFSVLDNAEAFLKRIDKGKVSELMTLPIRREESAYSIVSGAAIKRILFRSFVPSPIRYIWTCYQAFGYIREAYQTLARKELTMEVLDCSAILLSLFMNQSKTASNIMFMLDLGNHLDQWSLKKTATDLEQSLLAKESDVFLVQGDTVVSIKSSDVQIGDVLVLSQGNEILFDGQVVSGLGMVNESSLTGESFPVEKRESDLVCANTVLETGELRIRVTDNQMNSRILQLIELMKKSEENKKTKQRYFIKMADKVVKYNFLGAGLTYLLTGSFSKAISFLLVDFSCALKISTPVAYLTAIKEGLNREMVIKDGDVLEKYLEVDTFLFDKTGTITTSYPIVEKVLPFGDYSEEDILRISACLEEHIYHPIANAIVKQAEIEGIEHEEMHGKLQYIASKGIKSHIDGQPVLIGNYVLMQDEQIHISSEQNALIEEYKSHYNLLFLAYQNELIGMFCIHTPLRKEAKAALEKLKAQGKKLILATGDTLVRTEELVKDLPFDQVHTDLKPDGKFELVEELQKAGHTILMVGDGLNDSAALTLSDIGVVMNESADISKQMSDILLLDNRLDFFQELDSLSSSLQTLIKKNIQDTVVVNSSLIGFGLFNWLSPSNLSILHNLTTLRIVLRSLSIKNR